TGAGAAAtccgagaggcagaaaggcTGACGGAACAGCTGTCTCCAGAGGTAAAGACGCTGGTCCCGCGCTTCACCTGACAGCCGctaggaagaaaaagactggACCCCACATGCGTCTGTGCGCCAAAGTGGCTCGTTCTACTGGGGCGCGGATGTCGCATGTCCCCCATCTCATGTACACCGCGTTCcgctctcgcttccctcgcGACTGTCGGCTGTTCCTTTCGCCTCCAGGCGACGTCACcgttctttgctttctcgagttctcgtTTCGCCTCACGCGCTCTGCGTGGATGCAATCGTCTCTCGTTCGGTgtcgcgccttcttcccggtCCGCACCCGCGTCCGACGATTCCTCCCGCTCGCGCAAAGTCGGCTGTCGCTCTGTGTTTCCGCTGCCAAGACGCTCTGCCGTCTCCCGCTCCTGCggcctctcctgtctgcctTCCTCATCCCCCCGTTTTTTACCCGGCGcttccgtcttcctctcgccgtcgggggtcctctcgcgtccggcaggcgcatgcagttccctCTTGTTTGACAGCATGCGCCTCCGAGCTTCCGCGAACACAACCAGAGCCTGCGTCGGCGACATCTCCCAGTgccggagacagaacggagagacgcaggcctGCCTCGCGAGCCCAGAGGGAGAGGCCTCAAGATctggaggcgacgcagaggaagaagagaaggaagactcTACACAGGGATCGACAGGCGAGGGATATCGAGAAGTGATATGCCTAAGGCTGTCTAGCTTGAGAGGACGAATACTCGCCGGCTCGCAGCAGTCTCGGCGGGAGCCTCGGACACAACCGCAGGCGTGAGAGGCGAAGGGCACAAGCCGCGCAGACCTGCCGGAGACGCCAGCGGCGGCGTCTTCGCGACCGGCggcttcgtttctgtctttgtCATTTTGACAAGACTGAGCGTGTCTACAAGCgtgacagagaagcgaagcttGGTAGCCTTGAAAGatctggagagacgaaaagggaGGCGGGCGCGAGGGagcaagcagagacgaggcaggGTGCGAGGCGAGGGAAAATCCGCCGAGGCTCGGAGTGTCTCCGATGAGGAAATGGACGGCGcgcgcttctcgcgttcgtcgTCGAAACTCgggtgtctgcgttttccacGTTGTTTGCTGTCGCCGCTGCTTCACGGGGATGCTTGGTTCTCCTCTGGCTCTGGAAGGCTGCTGCACGGAACGCCTGGAAACGTTCCTTTTGATGCCACAGCAAAGCCGATGCGGAACGCGCGCTCTCGCAAATGTGCCAGAacctcgcgtttcttcgtcgacttcttctcgttcttgtccttcttcttctgcttcttcgcgcggGTCGCCGTCGGTGTGAACGCCAATGTTGAGCTCGAGAAAGCGGGCAAGCAGCACCCGTTCCCCCTGCGCAGACTCGTCGTCGGCGACGTCTTGCAGGGCGAGGTAGGCGgcagaaggtggagaaaaggactggagagaaggcacagacgagagggaaggaaaggcagaaaaggagaaggggaaggaagggagagaagacaaggaggGGGACTGGCGAGGCGGCCTCGGCAACGCCGCGACCGCCACACACTTCGCTTCTGAGGAGCCTCCCTGCCGATCCATCTCTGAGAAGAGGGTGACGACGTCGCGTCCTCTTGGACTCCCAGCATCGCACCCGACGGACTGGAAAGCCGTTCGCCGGTCAGTGAAGTCCCCGCTCTCTGAAACTCGAAGAAACAATccagggaggaggagacagaaggaagcatgaaacggagacacccacTGACAGTGGTCCGGCCTTCGAGACGCTGCCCAGCGGTTCCTCAGGGAGTCCGAATCACCTCGCTTGCCGTGGCGTCTTCGCGTTTGTCgcgtcgcttctgcttcgccttcctcgccgttcgAAACCTCTACCGAGACGTCGTCCTCATGCCaggcttcgccttcctcgtcgtgCGTCGCGGTTTCACTCTcactcccttcctctctcggcaTCAGGTGCCGGGCTGCTCTCCCGCCTTCGGCTGCGCCGTTGCACCTCGCAAGTTCGCCGTCTgttctcgcgtctgcagagagtGATTCCGAAGCGcctgcgagagaaacgggagacttgagaagagcgcgagcgacctcggcagcgaaggcgcccgcctcctccgcctccgcgCGCCACGGCTCGTAGGTGTAGACACACTCCAGACGGCTGCGCGTCCCTCCGGATGAGGCTgggggagaaacgcgtaGCTTCGTTGTGTCCGCGGCGTCGGCGAACCAAGCCGGGAAGCAGCTCGGAGACGCGGGGGAGTCAGCGGGGTGCAGCAGACTGGAgcagcgaggaaagcgtAGCTCCGCAGGAGGACGCAAAGATCCTCCAAAAAGCGCAAACCACGGAGACGGTCGGCATGCAGGGAGCTCGAGTTTCCCCTTCAGAGCCGCCGACACCCACCGCGCCTGggccagcgaagaagaagaactcccCGAGTCCAGAGATAAAGCTGAGCACCCAGGCGACGCcgagagcgaaaaagaagatgcaggtgacggagaaagagacagaggggaaagagcgagagaagaaaaggagagggcgagagaagacgaaggagcagagagaagaagcgtttTGAAGGAGGTCGCTAGACGGATGGCGTTAAAGAAGCGCTGGAGAGGCAGCACCCACCATTCGCGAGGCTCGAAGGAAGGCTCTGTCCACCTGCGGCaaacgcggagagacagaaagcatTTTTCGAAAGGAGCGTCATCGGCGTCACATGGTCGAGAATCCCTGCTGTTCACCCCAAGTGAAAATCAGACACGGTGGCGTAGCTAACATGGAGGTACACCCGAAAACATGGAGAAAGCAAGAGAGCGATGAACCAGGGAGAGCCTCAcgcgacaggaagaaagcgaagagacaggcagacagagacacgagagggagagagacggtcTTTTCTTTAAACATCCAAATCGGGCAGAAGCCTACTCGTGATGAAGGCAGGCGTCGGAATCGACCTCCAGAGAGGCCAGAAAATTCTCGCCGAAATCAAAAGATTGCACTTTGCACTGAACGAGATTGACCGCTTGCTGCTTGCTGCCGTCTGCCAAGATATTGTTGTATCTGAAACAAAGTCGGATACGGTGTTCGTACAGATCAGAACGCGTTCAGACACAAGGGGATACACACACTAGGCGCGAAGAACAAGGTGCAGGCAAGCTCACGCGTTTGTGTCTTTACTCGCCGGGGGTCATCGCTGCGTCTGTGCTTGAGCGCTAGCGGGAACAGTCTTTCTGGATCGACCCACGGCAAAAAAGAgccaatggagagagagactggtGCGAACTGTGAATCACGAGACTGAAGGGAACCTCATCCAGAGGAGACGCTCAAGAGGACAATGCACAAAGGACGACATCTAGCCGACTATAGGGCGAGATCGAGGCGAATACTCAGGCGCTTCGATGTTCCCCTGTGAGGGAAGGAAAGCTGAGAGTGTCAACCTAAGAGGACACAACCTCTTGTTTTAGTCTCTGGCGACGACACAATTGCCTTTGCGGTGTTCTCGATATCCATATCCACGTATCTGTgatccttctctcccttttctcttctctctctttgttcgatctctctccgtctggttctcctttctcgacgtctcctgctttctctcaTGCAGTGATGGCGCGCGTCACCTTCGCACAGAAGtgatgagagagagaagagaacacagACGCACTGCTCGGTGCTCTGCcctcggccttctctctcattcGCTCTGAGGCGTCTCTTTACCTTCGCTTTACAGAAGtagcgagcgagagaaaaaacaaaggagacGACGTTCCGTGCTCTTCGTCgcgctgctctctttctctctccccgcttCTACTTCGCCTCCACCCACGAAGTGCCCGAGCCGCGCTGTCCATCCACGCCGCGAACCCGCGAGGCTCCGCGCCTTCACGCTGCGGATTTatccgaatataagccgaggCGAGGGGCGCCACGTGCGCTGGAGGGGTCGCGGGAACactggaggcggagacgagTGCCCCTGGGCCTGGACCGCCGCGGGGCGGCAGACGCGAAGGGGAGGGATGCCGCGAAGCTGAACTGGGCGTTCGCGTATTCAGCAGTTGTTCTTTCTTGTGAGCACATGACCCTGGaagcgcagaagaaaaacaccaGCGAAACGGGGGAGAGGCGCTGAAGGGAAGGCCAAAACCAGGGCGAGGTGTGGGCTGGAAATGAGACAAACACTTGGGCAAAGAAGCGACAAAAACAAGAAGtcagaaagaggagagcaaAACGAAGCACAAAGCACACACGCGACAaccgaagagaaacacaagatAAGAAAGCAGACCGAAACATAAGGGCCGCGAGGGAAGCAtgaggcaaagagaagacaaaggaaggaaagagaaataCTGTAGCAAGGATGGAAGTGAAGGAAgccaaagaaaagaacgaagaggacaACGGGAGAAAAAAATTCAAATTTGGAGTAGACCGTACCTCCATACTGCATCGCTATTTGGTCGCCCGCCGCCTCCAAAAGGCTAGAGAGAACCGACGCAACCTAAGAAAATTGAAAGAAACATTCGACACACGAGTGCGAGCAGATGGAAGAATGCCGTGTTTACACCATAGATCGAGATGCTGaatatatagatacagacaaacataaaaatatatatatatatatatataaactAGGTAAAGAGGACGTAAAGGCGGGTATATAGGTAGACACCTGGGGATACAACctatgtacatatatatatatatatatatgaatacagACATAGATATTGGCAAGTAAacgtgtatgtatgtacgaatatacgagagagaggccgacACAGACAGGGACAGACGAAGGCAGGAAGAGTTTCGTCACAAAAACGATCAGTAGGCACACATGTACACAAGGCTGTTGGAGTGCGTCGCAAAGAGAGATTTCAATGAAACTGGAAACGCACGACTGAAGCTGAAGAGCGAAACAACCCAACCTACAGAGACATGTAGGGAGACCGCCCCAtcacgagagacagacataCGCGTAGAACGATAGGCTGAAGgacatatttatatatatatatatataaattgAATATGCGGAGAAAGGAACGTTGGTTCGGAGTCGATGTTACTTGGGGATCCAGGTCAAGGGAGTCTGCAGGAATGAATCGCATGACGCGCAGTAGGTGAAGAAGGACATTCTTGTAGAGGACGAGCTGCGCGTCGTTCGTTCGATCCAGACAGTCCAGGCAGTTGACGCGACAGATCCCGCGCTGCACACTCGTGGCTGCGAGGGTAACTGGACTGAAAACAACATGCAAAAATGCGTGCGATCCCTCTCCACAGAAGCCTCGCGGCGTCGCCTGTCGGGTCGGACGACGAGAAAATCCGTTTTTCCATCTCCTCATTttcgaaaaagaagaagctcaGAAAACGTAATGAAGGTGAACGCACTCCGAGTGACATTTTCCAGCGTtcggcgacgaggagagacctgggtctccagtttttctctcactctcttctcactCTCGAGCAACAGAAACAGCATGTTCAAGTGAAGCTACGCGTCTCATCTGATGACGGCGAAAGACGTACATCGGCTTTGCATGCTACGAGAAACTTCACGAGCAGCTGCCTCTAAATCTGTGCATTATCGAATCGTCTGTGTCACTCTCAAATTGTTTTGCGTATAACTGGGAATCAATGCAGAAGACATGCGTTGCCCGGCATGTACTAGAAGTCAGAAAACACCCTAGAGGAGCTTCGACGAACACCGAGTTAATCAGCGTCTCGCGTCAGTCTGTCCGGCGGAGGTGCATCGAATCGCGTCACGTTGTTCTGCGGCGCTTCGCGGAGACGACGCCAGTGAACTGGAAAAcctgtctgcttctgtccCATGAAAGCACAGCTCTCGAATGCCTACTCGTTAGTGTAGAAGACTCCCACCGTGTTCATTAATTCGTCGCCCAGACGCTGCAGCTGTTGGTACGGCGTaagcgtctcttcttcctgtctgtctctctccctttctctttctctttcttccgccttcgctcgttgttcgtctccctctctgctgtcgaAGAATGACTGACGCCACTCGTCGGAGCAGGGCGCAAAGGGTGTGCCTGTGTGCCAAGATGCTGTCCGACCCAGACGTTGCGCAGGAAAGCTGAACATTCCGACGTTCTTCGCCTCACGCCACCGCAACCGACAAGCCGGCGCGCCTCGGCCCTCGAGCGCGAAGGCCTCGCCACAGGCAGAAGGCggcgcagaaggaaacgacgcCGACGGAGTCACGTGAGGTATCGGGCGTCTGTACTGCTGGCGTTTGAGGTCGATCCAGTGAAAGTTGATTCTCAAGGAAGGAGGAAGTtcctgcagagacaagaaggtGGACAGATCCGGCAGGAGCTTCCAGTCCAAGAAAGACGCTTTCCCCTTGGTGAAGCCTCCCGTTTTCCCGCTTGTCTCCTGCATGGTTTTCTGCAGGTTCGTCTCATCACtgtttccctcttcctctccccccaGACAACTCGCGCGCTGCACATCAAActttcccctttcttcgctgtcgccgtctccctcttcctgcagcctctcgcgttctccctcGGTCGCGTAGTTGCGTTCCTAGTAGCCTCGTTTActccttcgcgttttctcgcgttctcccgcTCAGGCGAAGAGCTCGCGCTGAACGTTGCCCTGTAGCCTCAAACGTTGGCGAGAGACGAGCGGAAAGACTAAAGGTCCAGTGTGTGCGGTAaagtcgtcttcttccagtcGCTGTTAGCACACGACAAGGGAAGGCGTTTCAAAGAAAACGGATGTTCACCCAGACAGTTTGTTTCTAGGCAAAAAACATAACGGAGCATCAACGTAGATGCTCAGACGGGCGTCGCTGGGTGCCGCGCAACATGACGGCTTTGACAAGCGCGAGAAACCTGGGAGCTCGTTCTCTTAATCCTACCCGAAatgtcctttcttcctctccttgccactgtctctcctcaCCTCGTTCATCGCGTCCaccagctgtctgtacacctcgcTCAACTccccttcttgttcttctcttcgctcgtAGCCGGCGCCCTTCCTCCCCGCTGCGAACGCGGCTCCCACCGCAGCGTggagcgacgacgaggacgagaaggacgaagacgcgtaaggaggcgaagcggaagaagacgaagcgcaagaagcgagggaaaggcgaggaagctctgcggaggaggcgcggaGGAGGGACGAGACAACAGGACTCGCAAACAGGGGAGACACTGACGTCTCTGATGAGCCTGGAGGCTGTGGGGTGTCGACACACCGCGCGGAAGAGACTGTTGAAGACCCGTTGTGCGGCGCTGCTTCCACCGGCAGCGCAAACGAAGACGAACCGCGGCATGACGGAAGATCAGGGGAGGACTTTGTGGCTCGCAAGCAGCTGTCTGAAGATGCAAGGAAAGCTGCTGGGTCACCTTCTTcgacaagaggagaaggcgagaaggaacagggaGACTTGCGAGACTGTCGGGACACCCTGGCGCTCTGTGGCTCCTCGCCAGACTCCTCCCTCCAGTTCGCCGAAAGCGAGCACGCAGAAtcagaagagggagagaacgaggaagcggcagccgacggcgacgaaggcagacgaCGTTTGAGGAGGTTGAGGACATGAACCGGAGCTCCATAGCGTTGaaagagcgaggcgaagTGGCGGCGCGTTGCGGAGGCATTGACGTCCGtctgcgaggaagaacgggtccagagaggaggaaacacTGGCAGTTGAAACGCAAAGTCAGAGTGAAACGAGCTTCCCAAAGCGATACGTAGGTGAGAAACGTTTGCCGTTGTCGCGCAcaaaagaggcgagagagagcagagagacagaatgcGGAAAGgacacacagaagagacagaagaattgaagaacgaaaagaagcCGACGGCCGCGAAAAACGAGCAGCCTGAGGACGTTTATAATCTTCGTCTGTTGCCAGCTGTCGCGACACCCGGCTTCTGTTGTGTGGCGCCCCGGCAGGCGAatccagtgcatgcaactTGGTGTCTGCTTTgctcgtcgctcttcctccctgcgtTTGACGCGTTTCTTCACCCTTCGCAAGTTACAGCCTCTTCCGCTGTTGCTTGTTTCTTCTAATCGCGagagtttctgttttccaAGTTCGCTGCTTCCGCCGCACATTCCAAGGCCGCAGACGTTCCCTCTTGTCGCTCGCTtcgcggctgtctctgctcgtgAGGAGCCGCAAGGCACATGGCGAGAGGACGTCGAGGTGAACAAACGCCGAAGCGACATCGCAGATGGCGTTCTGTCCGAGAGGGTGCGGTTCGCCTGCCCCTCGCGTTTCTGAGAGCTcgtcctctgctgcttcacACATCCTTTGAGAAATGACGAATGCACATGAAGCGAGTCTGAACGAGGGGAAAAACGACAGTCAAGCTGTAGACCTGAGCCGCGAACTGAGACGGGACGGCCGGTGGAGTTCGCGGTTCACGACAGCTCGGCGAAACTCGCGTCCGAACGCGGTAGGCGAGAAACCACGTTCACAAACGAGTACTTCGCCTGCGACGAgggaggcgacgaggaaacgaCCTCACAGACTGCATCGGTCTTTCGCGTCCGGCGCCCACAAAGATGCGGACTCCacagagcgaaggcgacgcgtgAGAGAATCAGTCCGAAGGCATGAAGCTCAAGCGGAACTCTCAAGGTCGAAGACGAGACTCGCAAACCACCGCAG
This genomic interval from Toxoplasma gondii ME49 chromosome VIIb, whole genome shotgun sequence contains the following:
- a CDS encoding SacI domain-containing protein (encoded by transcript TGME49_256830), which produces MIPFSWRSERREASSASSPSRKALASQSLQMQKSPSLFASQVTSFLGVHDIFRVKKTEFLPLFTTLPQLPNLDLYIHLALCCCASSPSPSRSTSTLSSTSFCSSLHLSRAARCPDDAHLPSSVSFSASRRTESCICGGGFRCTYTPRETYPEGNRNSPSPFSKLASCDSASSSSSSAASSSSSAASSSSGSVSSPSLPPLREAVKALHPVPVGSFHAAAQALDQKFEGLLAAFSLEKSYFFCPSFFLCLPLQQVAARSSLVCGCAPSSRETGGGSASEQREAERRRRRNHAAGRQSASRQSASRQSASRQSASRGDREAKLCTERETQPTIGSTNGDTGEKANRGETPPREEEETQTDYESTEDETADGDAADCSGEEGVSFHDFLACEEGEENEESSLRKEERRFVWNYELMKPFLVQGSPGLECLRRGILLPVLHGAVCSASLALSRGTARLLVIARRSAFFAGTRYRKRGLSVAGDAANEVETEFVFYTYTPRRASAFPPSSSSSYSRPLRVFDFHLFSHVQVRGSVPTFWAQEATVLPAMPAIACTQTDVNASATRRHFASLFQRYGAPVHVLNLLKRRLPSSPSAAASSFSPSSDSACSLSANWREESGEEPQSARVSRQSRKSPCSFSPSPLVEEGDPAAFLASSDSCLRATKSSPDLPSCRGSSSFALPVEAAPHNGSSTVSSARCVDTPQPPGSSETSVSPLFASPVVSSLLRASSAELPRLSLASCASSSSASPPYASSSFSSSSSLHAAVGAAFAAGRKGAGYERREEQEGELSEVYRQLVDAMNEELPPSLRINFHWIDLKRQQYRRPIPHVTPSASFPSAPPSACGEAFALEGRGAPACRLRWREAKNVGMFSFPAQRLGRTASWHTGTPFAPCSDEWRQSFFDSREGDEQRAKAEERERERERDRQEEETLTPYQQLQRLGDELMNTVGVFYTNDPVTLAATSVQRGICRVNCLDCLDRTNDAQLVLYKNVLLHLLRVMRFIPADSLDLDPQVASVLSSLLEAAGDQIAMQYGGSCAHKKEQLLNTRTPSSASRHPSPSRLPPRGGPGPGALVSASSVPATPPAHVAPLASAYIRINPQREGAEPRGFAAWMDSAARALRGWRRSRSGEREREQRDEEHGTSSPLFFLSLATSVKRRYNNILADGSKQQAVNLVQCKVQSFDFGENFLASLEVDSDACLHHEWTEPSFEPREWWVLPLQRFFNAIRLATSFKTLLLSAPSSSLALSFSSLALSPLSLSPSPASSFSLSASPGCSALSLDSGSSSSSLAQARWVSAALKGKLELPACRPSPWFALFGGSLRPPAELRFPRCSSLLHPADSPASPSCFPAWFADAADTTKLRVSPPASSGGTRSRLECVYTYEPWRAEAEEAGAFAAEVARALLKSPVSLAGASESLSADARTDGELARCNGAAEGGRAARHLMPREEGSESETATHDEEGEAWHEDDVSVEVSNGEEGEAEATRQTRRRHGKRGDSDSLRNRWAASRRPDHCQWVSPFHASFCLLLPGLFLRVSESGDFTDRRTAFQSVGCDAGSPRGRDVVTLFSEMDRQGGSSEAKCVAVAALPRPPRQSPSLSSLPSFPFSFSAFPSLSSVPSLQSFSPPSAAYLALQDVADDESAQGERVLLARFLELNIGVHTDGDPREEAEEEGQEREEVDEETRGSGTFARARVPHRLCCGIKRNVSRRSVQQPSRARGEPSIPVKQRRQQTTWKTQTPEFRRRTREARAVHFLIGDTPSLGGFSLASHPASSLLAPSRPPPFSSLQIFQGYQASLLCHACRHAQSCQNDKDRNEAAGREDAAAGVSGRSARLVPFASHACGCVRGSRRDCCEPASIRPLKLDSLRHITSRYPSPVDPCVESSFSSSSASPPDLEASPSGLARQACVSPFCLRHWEMSPTQALVVFAEARRRMLSNKRELHAPAGRERTPDGERKTEAPGKKRGDEEGRQERPQERETAERLGSGNTERQPTLREREESSDAGADREEGATPNERRLHPRRAREAKRELEKAKNGDVAWRRKEQPTVAREARAERGVHEMGDMRHPRPSRTSHFGAQTHVGSSLFLPSGCQVKRGTSVFTSGDSCSVSLSASRISHFDAAEGETKSFSRLVLPLSEALWARSSSLPTRPASAQSEAVASLARLWRREASPGREPEDSAAIGDFLSPVQWPLFFPEDMPSGTALESSFSSSAQVMRKSPKAEREHRGGQLLPVGGESRATSQYIPLLFGEAMAKKKQEVASLLQRAENAFTLVHGW